One Candidatus Acidulodesulfobacterium ferriphilum genomic window, TACCTTTCATAATACAAACTCTACTATTTAAATATATTTTAGCTAAAGGTGTCGCATACATAAGTTTAGAACAGAAACTTTTTAGAAAGGTGTTTGTCCTTTTGTTTATTTTTCTTAAATTAATTAAGAAAAGCGCATAAACAAAGCGTTAAGATTTTCTTGTTTGAATAAAATCGGAATGGTTTGTTGCAAAAAAGCTCCGACGGGCTAAATTAGCGGCGATAAAATCTTTGAAAAGCCTAAAATAATGGGATTGTTTGAAACAGGAATGAACCGCATAACTGGGTATGCAGTTTTATTATATATTTTTTAGATAAGAAGTTTCCCGGCAATACGGGCGTTTTAGTGCCGCAAATCTTTCTCTCCGCCTTTAAGGCGGGGGTGTGTAAAATAGATTAGCGTGATTTGCGTTAGGGGGCGGTAAATTGAATAAAACAAAGAAATGCTATGACCGCCAAAAAGTAAAATCCTAAAAAAATAAAAATATCCCTATACCTGAAAACAGGTGTTAAATAAATTTAAAATTTTAAGGATTTTATTAATGTTTTATTATTTAAAGAATTATAGATTATCCGTAAAAGCGGATATTATAATAAAATAAATAATAATTTCTAATAGGATTTAAATAATAATAAATAATTTTTAATATTATTTAAATTTAGGATTTTTGGACAAAATTGTCCGTAGAATGGATAAAATAGATAATTATTAAAGGCAATTATCTAACGGCGGTGTCTACTTTAAAATAATAATTTTAAAACTCAACCGCGTGGATAAATCTTCGGGGATAAATTTTCAGTGGTATCCCTTTTGTTGATTTTAAGTTTTGAATTTAAAATCTTTTCGCTTTTTGTTATAATTTCCGGTTTTAAGCTAATCAGCAAGTTGTTTAATCTAAAAAGCTCTTGCTGAACACACCCCCAAAAATACTACTTGAAAAAGGTAAACAAAATGTGTGCATAACCGGCAGTGCTTTCGTTTTTCTCTTAAGAGAGATACCGTAAACGAAGCATGAAAGATATTTCTAATTAATTGATTTTATTTTCTCATATTTTTAAATTCTATGTCAAGACTTTTTATTAATTTGCCTAAAAAAACTTTCCGCTTCGGATAAGGCTATCACGCGCGATAAATTATCTCCTTTCACAAATTCTTTTCTATAAAGCGTTTCCGTATGCTGTATGGGTTTATGATTCGTTTCGTAAACCCATACAAAACTATCCGTAACCAATACAGTTATTTTATGACTTACGACTTTTCCCGTCTTGCCGTCTTTAAATATTTCCGTCAACTTCTTGCCGGAACGTTCCTGTTTCGCTTTTATTTTAGGCTTAGATAAAAATATACGGACAAAACCTTTGTCGAAATGACGGACAACGCTTTTAACGAAAAATGGATATTTTTTAAAAGTTTCGTAATAACCTTCCGATAACGGCAAATATGCGATTTTACCCACCCCTATATCAACAATGTAGAACTCGTCCGTTTTAGATACTATCATACCCCTAATGTGTTTAGAAATTAAATAATTATATTTAACCCAATCCTTTGAAGTGCTTAATTTATTGGCTTCTTTGTTAATCTCCAAAACTATCTCTTTAAGAGAAATGCTGTCTCTCAAATTGCTTATATACTCATTTTTCAGGTTAATAACTTTTAAAAATATCTTATGCCTGATATTTCTCACGTCCTTAAGCGACGATATAAGTATCTTTTCATCATCGTTTTCGGCGTATAAATCATAGGAATCATCAAATACAACCCTGTATTTGCCGTAAAAAACGTTTTCCATCGCTTTTTCTATAATAAATATAGCCTCTGGCATACTTAATCCATTCGTTGACGATATTGTCCGAATTATGTTTTTAATATCCTGAAACCGTTCCATAAAAATTATTCATTAAATAAGTTAATTTATTCATGATATATGTTTTAGCATATATTATTGAACGTTGCAAACTTATAGCCAAGTTAAAAATAATCCGGCAACTTTTTTCCTGTCGGCGCAAATCCTTCTTTAACTTTTTATTTAAAACAGGTTTTGTCGTTAGCTCTCTGTTTGTATTTTTTCGCTAAAGCTCAAAAATACAAACAGAGAGCGGGTTTGCGGATATATTGCAGAATTAATTAATTTTGTAATCCGCAACAATTTAAACAACGATGTTGAGGTTTGTTTCTTGCTTCGTTTTATTTTGGTTTCCAAACCGGCAAGCGGTTTGAAAACCAAGCCTTGCGGCAAAATTAAACTACGGCGAAACAAACATTTAAAAGCATTGTATCGGGCTTCCGCCCGAACCTGACAAGCGTATGCACGCTTGACCGCAGGGGGTTATAGAGGCGTTAACCGAACGTTAATGGTTATTTCCGGCAGTGTTCACACTTCATACATTATTTTATTAAACAAAAACATCCCGACCAAGTCAAACGCAGTCGAGAGTGCGAATATGGAGGCGGGCGCTTATAAAAGTGAAGCTTTTATGTCCGCCAGAGTGATTAAATCTGACTTTAATTTTAGTTTTGGGAAATCCAGTTTATTTATAAAAATTTATAAATAATGATATAATTAATCTATGGAAAATAAAAATTATATATTAAATACCGCAAAACTAATAATTACTGAAGAAGTCGAAAAAGCTGGATATAAAACCGAAGCAATTTATCTTTTCGGTTCCCGTGCAAGAGGTGACTATAAAGAGGATAGCGATTGGGACTTTTATGTCGTCGTAGATAAAAATATGGAAAGAGATACAAAAATAAGAGTATCCGGAGATATTAGAAGGGGACTGAGAAATAAATTAAGAATATCGAGCGATATACTTATTCAGCCTCTTAATATCGTAAACGAAAGAAAAAAACAATCCGGTTATGTAGCATATTTTGCATTAAAAGAAGGCTTAGCCGTATGAATGACGAATTAGTAAATCTCTGGATAATTAAAGCAGACCATGATCTGAAAACGGCTAAAGATGAAATAACCGCAAACGATCCCGCTACCGACACCGTCTGTTTTCACGCCCAGCAGTGCGTTGAAAATATTTAAAAGCATATCTTGTTTTCAACGGTATAGAAATAATAAAATCTTTAAAAACTCACGATATTAGCGAATTAATCGATTACTGCAAGGATATAGATAAAGATTTTGAACAACTAATATCGGATAACGATGCCGATAGATTAACAAATTATTCTATCGAAGCGAGATATCCGGACGACTTTTATCTACCGTCCGTTGAAGAAAGCAATCAAGCGATATATATTGCAGAGAATGTAAAAGAATTTGTTAAAGTTAAAATTAAATAATGCGTTACCGCACCCGCTAATTGATTAGAATAAAAATAAGACGTAACAATTTACCCGGTTATTTTTTCATAAATCGTTTCAGAAGTAAAATTACCGCAAACTCAGGCGAGAGTGAGAGAATAAATAAATCTGGCACCTTTAATTCAAAATACATGATGCTATTGAAACGGAACAGGTCTTAAAAACTCTTTTTGATAAAACAAAAAAAGTGCTCCCCGAAACAAAACAAGACTGGTTAAATTTTGTAAAAAATATGAGAGGCAGATACCTGAATATATTGAAAGAATTATAAATAATAATTATATAACCTACAAACACAATTATGAACCAAGGAACCATTTTAATTGACATTAAAAATACGATAACCAGCACAATAAACGAAATCCTAAAGGATTTTGGTTGCTTTCCGGGTAAATATTTAACCGAAAGCGATGCCAGATGCCTTTTATTTAACCTGCTTATGCAAAATGACATTTTCAGCGAACTAAAACCAACCGCAGATAAAGATTTATCGCAATCTATCCCGCTTCACACAGAAGTGCGCTGGTATGGCGATTCAGGGAAATTAAAATACAGGTCGGATATCGTAATTATTGAAGTTTCCTCTTTAAGAGTTAAAGAAAAAATGAAACTACCCAGTAAAGGATTTAGCTTTAATAAATTCAGCGCGATCATCGAAATTAAACTGCGCAGAATAAACGGCGACCCGGATAAAAAGTTTATTGAAAAAATAAAAGCGGATATAAAAAAATTAAAAAATATCAAAAAGAAAATCGATGGCGTATGGGATTTTATACCCTTTTTATTAATTTTAGATAAAAAGAATAATATACAACACTCGATCAACAGCTTAAGTAATAAAGCAGATAGCTCAAATAATTTGCAAATTTTTTATAAATCATCCAAATAATAATAAAGATATGTTATGCCGCCGATACACAAATTACTTAGTCGCCGCATTTCAATTTTCATTATCAATGCCCGGAAAGATAACACCCTTGGGTTTTAGGTCAACGCAACAATGTCATTGGGAATAAATAAATCTTTTTTAAAAATTTAAGGCAGCCAAGAAAAAAGACCTTTTTCTTTTTTTTATAACAGTAAAAACAAAAACTCCCTGCCACGGCAAACGCAGTCGGGAGTATGAGAATAAATAAATCTGACACCTTTAATCTTAATTTTTTGGTGACATTGGCTTTTTTCTTTGCCTCAATAACTATGAGATTAGATTTATTACTGCCTCTTTTATGAATTATAATATCGGGATAAACCGTCGTTCCTTTATCGTCATTTGAGCGTGTTTTGGATACGCTTAAATTTAATTCTTTAGGAATAAACTTTGCCTCTGCTTCGCCATTATTATTTCTTTTGTTCGGCATCCTGTTATACTCGCAATCCACATTATAATCGGAAAAATATTTCTGTATATATTCGGCAAGCTTATGAGTAATACTTCGCTCATTAAGATTATTCTTTAACAAAAAACATTATTTTAATAAAAACTCGCTTATTGCTTTGACCAAATCATCCCCGCGCTCGAAGTCTTCAGGGATTCTTCCGATTATTGTTTCTTTAAATTTAACTTCGGATTTGCTCATAACGGTTGCCCTTTATTTTAAATATCCATAAATAAAAACTCCCGGCCGCGTCAAACGCAGTCGGGAGTAAGAGAATAAATAAATCTGACACCTTTAATTGTTTTTAATTTTTAAATAATTCGCTTGTCTTTTTGTTCTTAATCATTTCAAATTCAGTCATTTTTTCTTTATCATTGGATTCTTCAAGTTTGGCAATATATTTTAAATATTCAATTGAAAAAAAGAAAGATATAAAATCTTTTTGCGTTTTTAAAAGTTCTATTTTTTTTATAATTTCTTTATGTTCATTTGTAAAATTATGATAATTATCCATAACGTTTCTCCTATTTTAATTTAAATTTAAATTAAGTCTAAATAAAACCCCCGGCCGCGTCAAACGCAGTCGGGAGTAAAGGAATAAATAAATCTGACACCTTTAATTTTTGACAAAATCATCCCCGCGCTCGAGGTCTTCAGGGATTCTTCCGATTATTGTTTCTTTAAATTTAACTTTATGTTCGTTTGCAAAATTATTATATTTATTCATAACGGTTACTCCCCTTTATTTTACAATATCCATAAATAAAAACTCCCGGCCGCGTCAAACGCAGTCGGGAGTAAGAGAATAAATAAATCTGACACCTTTAATCTTAAATATCAGCCGTAAAGTAGATTAAGATTAGTAAGCTGTTCCGGAAACTAAATTCGCCGAACTGCTGAAATCGTCAACGGCATATATCTGCCAGTTAGAGCCAGTAAAATTGGTTTCAGCAAAAGCGGCATATCCGCCTCCGCAATAGCCGTTTGCTCCTGCTGCCCCTGTTTGTGTGGCGCCTGATGCGAGCGAGGTGACTGTCGGGGGCCACGCTGCAGCTACTCCTGCTGCTTGAGCGGCAACGGTGGGGCCGGAAAGTGATGCCACCCCATAGGAGAAATACAGGGTTCCTTTGGGATAAAAACCGATATCGGCAAAGCCGCCTTGAGCTTGAACAGATAAGGTTGTTGACGTAGCGGCGGTTGGGGCTATTGCACCGGTCGTTGTATTGATTGTATTAAGTCCGCCCATAGTGTCTAATGTCCCTCCATTGCAAGCAAACGGAGGTATATCGGAAATATATAATCCTGCTCCCTTTGTTAATGTTGCATCGTAAAAAGCGTGGGTGGGCGAAGCTGCCTTAGCAGTAAGAGCCGTTGCCGGTGCAGAAGAAGTTCCCGCGCTGATATAAGTCGAATTTGTCGCGTTAAACGCTGTTTCGTCCGTAAAGATTGCGCCGAGGTTCGTGGACGCCTCCGAATCCTTTGCGCGGTTTACATAGCTCAAATAAGTGGGAATCGCTATCGCCGCCAAGATGCCGATAATGGCGATGACGATTAAAAGCTCTATCAATGTAAAGCCTTTTTTCCCTTTTAATCTGTTAATGTTCATTTGTGTTGCCTCCTTAAAAAGTTAGATATGTTAATTTGGTTAATTTAATCCGCAAATAATTATTTTATTTTTTTGTTTGTTTTTTTACTTTATATTATAAAGTATAGATAAGCATATTTTATGCCAGAGCGTAAAAAAAGCATTAAAACCTGTGCAATAGGTCTATTTTACTGCCATTTTTATAAAATCTAAATAAATTAATATTCTTTCTTAAAATATGTTATTTGACAAAAATTGTCAACTTAAAATTAATAAATCCTTTGAAATGTATAATTTTATTTATATTTACGGGGTATGACAAAAATTGTCACCGATTGACAAAAATTGTCGTTTGAATTTTTAAAACTGTGACAAAATTGTGCCAGAATTGAAATCAAAATACGGAAAATACAGAAAATCCGGTAAAATATAGAATGTCTGCAAATGCTTAATACTGTTAGAAAGCAAGGCGGAGTGCCGGTTTAATTAAGTTAATTCGTCAATTTAAGCTACGTCAATAGGGCAAAGGATTCGGAAGCGTCCACGAACTTAGGAGCCATATTTACGGACGAAACGGCGTTTAACGCGACAAACTCAATGTATATTAGTGCGGGGTCAAGTTCTGGTCCCACTGCAACAGCATTGGCCGCAGGCGCTGTTTCACCTGTTCACGCTATGTATGATGCCACAAACACAGCAGGCGCAGGAACATACTATGCAGATGTTGCGCCTTTTGCGTGTACTGGTGGTGTTCTTACTAATAACGGCAGTTATACGACATATGCTCCCGGTGCGGCGCCTAAACCTACCGTGGGTAATACACCCGGAACTAAAGCAATTGGAGGCTTCGCTGATATTGGTTTTTACCCTAAAGGAAGCCTATATTTCTATTATGGCGTAGGAATAAGCTCTACTGCTACCGATGCTACCCCGACGGTTATAGGCACAGCTGCTTGGCCGGTAACTGTTGCACCGCTTGGTGTAGGTGGAGCAGCCGTTGGAACAACTGGTACGAACAGCTCTTGCGGAGGCGGTTATGAAGCCGTTGCCGGAACCAACTTTGCTGGTTCAAATTTCCAAATATACGCTGTTAATGATTATAGCAGTTCGCCTATTCTAATTGCAGGAACAGCATATTAATAAATTAAAGGTGTTATGATTTATTAAAGGTGTCAGATTTATTTATTCTCTTACTCCCGACTGCGTTTGACGCGGCCGGGAGTTTTTAAGTAAAATGCTATCCGATTTATTTTAATAAAGTCAGATTTATCCCCCCTGCCCCTAACCGTATTTGCTAAGCGTGATAAAGTAATCTAATATCCGCATTTCAACCCTCCAAATATTATAATTTTGTAAAAAATTATTTTTTCTATTTTTTTATATGGTATAATATATAAAAAAAGTTTATAAAATATAGGAAATAAAACGAAGTAACTCTTAATCAACAAAATTAGAACAATATGAAAATAACATTGGAACTTCCCGAAGACATAACGGCATTATTAAACGAAGATGCGCAAAACCTTGCCGACGATATAAAGCTTATGGCCATAATAAAAATGTATGAACTCGGCAAAATATCTCTCGGCAAAGTCGCCGAATTTCTAAAAATAAATGAAATGAATTTTATGGAATTATTAGGCAAATATCAAATACCCGCAATAAATTATTCTCCCCGCGAATTAGACGAAGAATTAAAAACATTAAACAAGTTTATAAATTAAATGATTGCCGTTGCCGATAGTTCATCACTGATAGCATTGTCTATATGCAACCGCCTTGATTTATTAGATATGTTTTTTGATAAAATAATCGTTCCCGAAGCCGTTTATAATGAAATAACGTTAAATGACAAACCTGAATCCGAAAAATTAAGAAATTATTTATAGAATAAAGTATCAAAAGAAAACATAGGCGAATACTTATTAAACGATATTTGTTTGGGGCAGGGAGAATTAGAAGCCATAGCTCTTTGTAAAGCCATAAATGCCGATTTTCTAATAATAGACGATAGGCTTGCAAGAAAAGCCGCATCGGCAAATAATATAAAAATAACGGGAAGTTTGGGAATATTATTGTCCGCAAAAAAGAAAGGATATATAAATACTATAAAACCCTGCATAGAAAGCAGATTAATAAAAAAAAAGGTGTCAGATTTATTTATTCTCTTACTCCCGACTGCGTTTGACGCGATCGGGAGTTTTTGTTTTTACTTCTTGTCCTACAATTTATAATTATGTTAATTATTTCAATTATCAAATTGTATTGATTTTATTTTTTATTTTATTTTGATATAATAATATAAAAAAATAATTTAATATGGATTTTAAATTATCAAAATATTTTACGGATAAGGTTTTAATTAAAAGACCTTATATTAAATTGGAATGGTTATCAGAAATTAAAACAAGTTATGTTAAAAAAGAAATTCAAGGCGATGGAAGAATAAGATACTGGGATATATAGATGAGGTTAAGAAATATTTACGCGTAGTTTTCTTAGAAGACGGCGAAACTATTCATAATGCTTTTTTTGATAGGAATTTTAAAGAAGGTAAACAATAATGAAAATAGATTATTATAATGATACAGACACGCTATACATAACTTTATCCGACAATCCAAGCGTTGAATCAGAAGAAATAAGCCAAGATGTAGTTATTGATTTAGATGAAAATTCGCAACCTGTTGGTTTTGAAATTGAGCATGCTAGACAAAAAGTTAATCTGAATTCAATTATTTTTAATTTAGGAAATATTCAATTAGAAAAAACCGCTTAAAAAAAAGTGTCAGATTTATTTATTTTCTTACTCCCGACTGCGTTTGACGCGGCCTGGAGTTTTTATTTCCTTTCACAGTTTTTCATTCAGTTATATAATTTTTAATTATGTAAAATTATTTTTACTGTTGAGAACGGAAAAATTGTAGTAATAAGTGTATTTCCATTTAAGAGAGGTAATAAAAAATGAAGATATTCTACGATAAAGAAGTTGATGCGGCATATATAAAATTATCCGACGTTAAACCTACAGGGGTTATCGAAGTTGAAGGCGGTATAAATATTGATACGACAAATAAAAATGAAATCGTGGGCATAGAGATTCTTGATGCTTCGCAAAAGTTTTCTTTAGAATCTTTATTTTCTTGCGATTTTCATGAAAATTATTTATTGGATAAAGCTAATTTATAATAAATAATAAAATTAAAGTTAATCAAAAATTAAAGTCAACTATGTTATTTAATTTCTGAAACCCTTGCCAATTCTGCGTTTCAGGAAAAAAAGGTGTCAGTAACTGTGTTATTTGTCAAGTATTGAAAAAATGAAATAATTAAAATAATTAAAGGTGTCAGATTTATTTATTCTCCTACTCCCGACTGCGTTTGCCGTGGTCGGGAGTTTTTGTTTTTTCCTTCCTTTCTTCCTTGCCTCATAATTTTCCGCTATGTAAACCGCATTATTCATAATTTATTATTTTTTATTATTGATTTTATTTTCGTGATATAATGTAAGTAAATTTTTTTTATAATAAAAACTGTTTTATTTAAATGAAAAAATACAGGAAATTAAATATATTTTATTTTTTGCTTTAAATGGATATTCAAATTGATACACACACATTATTGAGGGCTAAAGAAAGAGGAACTAATGAAACTGAAATTAAAGAAGTTATTAACAATGGTTTTATAATTGGGTCAAAATATGGTCGCATTGGAAAGGCTAAAATTTACGAATTTAAGCAAAATAGACTTAATAATTATTATGAACAGAAAAGGGTTGAAGTATTTTTTATTATTGAAAACAATAAAATAATTACTGTAACCGTATATGTTTTTTATGGAAAATGGGAGGTTGAAATATGAATATTGCCTACAATGATAAAACAGATCTATTATATATCAGGTTAGATGATAGGGCTCAAGATTTAATTAATAAAAGAGTTTCCGAAGATGTCGTTTTAGATATAGGAAAAGACGATAAAATCGTTGGTATAGAGATAACTGATGCATCTAAACGCATTTCTTTAGATAAGATTTTTCCTTTGAGTTATGAATTCAATAAAATCGCCTCTTAATTATTAATTTTTAATTAAAGTCAGATTTATTTATTCTCTCACTCCCGACTGCGTTTGCCGTGGTCGGGAGTTTTTATTTATGGATATTTAAAATAAGGGGCAACCGTTATGAGCAAATCCGAAGTTAAATTTAAAGAAACAATAATCGGAAGAATCCCTGAAGACTTGAATTAAAGTCAACTATATTATTTAATCTCTTAAACCCTTGTCAAATCTGCATTTCAGGACTTATTGGCATTTATGCAATAAGTCCTTTTTTTCCCTGACTTTGACACCCCACCCCATTTAAACAAATATCTTTCGTAAAAATATTCGGACAGACAGTACCGTTTCAGGCTTGAGGACTTGGATAAATTTATCGTTGACGACAGGACTCCAAGCTTGACCAAGCATAAATCAAAAATTGCCTTTCATCGCCGGGAGGCTTTAGGTTAGGCAAAAGGCTAAAATTATAGCCGGAATGTAACACAAAACTAAATCTCCTGCTTCTTTTTAGGTAGGGCGGGATACGGTTATATCTAAATATTAGCTTATCTATTGATTTTTGATTAAATAAGGGCATGGGGAAATTGACTTTACTTTAATTGTTATATGTAATAATATATTTAATATATAAATTAATAATTTTAGAGGCATTAATATGAAACTAAAAGACCAAACCATAAAGGAATTAGAATATCTGGAACCGTCCGAAATTATAAAAGTTTACGATATGGTAATTGCATTAAAATCGTCGCAGATAAAACCGGTTAAAAAGAGCGGCTTGTCTTATATGAAAACGCGAAAGGCTCTTGAAAACATAAAGGGCTCTCTCGGAAAGGATATCGTATTACTCAGAGAAGAAAGGATATGATTCTATTCTTTGACACATCCGCACTTGTAAAATTTTTTCACGAAGAAGACGGTTCGGAAAAAGTTACAAAACTTATAGCCTCCCAAAACAATAAAATTTTCGTATTGGATCTTTGTAAATTGGAGTTTTTAAGCGCTTTATACAGAAGATTCAGGAATAATGAGATAGACGAATATTCTTTAAATTTGGCAATTGAAGGTTTTGAAGAAGAAGTTGCCCTGTTCAATGTTGAGAATATGAGCTATCCCGTTTTATAAGAATCCGAAAATTTATTAAAAAAATACGGCAAAAAACACGGCCTTAGAACTTTAGACGCATTGCATCTCGGATGTTTCAGCTTAATTTCCGAAAATGATTGGTATTTTGTTTCTGCCGATGACAATCTCTGTAATATAGTTAAAATTATTGGCTTTAAAACAATTAACCCATTAACTAATGCGGATTAAAAAAGGGAATGGCGGTTTCATTTCTTTTTGAAGAGAATAAATAAATCCGACACCTTTTTTGTTTTTTGATTTGATTTTATTTTATTTATATATATTTTTCCTATGGCCGACTTCTAAAATCGTAATGGTTTTCTCTGTTTCATTAACAATATATATAATTCTATAATCACCATAACGATATCTAAACATTCCGGAAAAATTTTGTTTCAGAGGTTTACCAAGTCCAATTGGATCTTGTGATAAGTATTTTTCAACTTTTTCAAATATTTTTCGAGAAAGAGAAATGTCTAAACTTTTTAAATCATCTAATGCGGATTTATGCCAGATTAATTTATAATCCAAGATATTTCTTTGCTTCCTCGTGGTTTAAGTACTCGGCATTTTTATCATTCAAACGCTCTAATGCAACAGAAGCATCATCATTTTCTTCAAGATACAACTTTAAAGCTTCTCTTATATAAAAACTCTTTGATTTTCGCGTTTTAATCGACAAATCTTCAAGCCTATTTTCTAACTCTTCAGGCAATTTTAAATTTAACATAATAAAATATCTCCATAAATTTAATTTATAATTATATTATTACATTTATTACTGAAAATATCAAATAATTTTAATATTTTTTGGTCTGCTTTTAACAAACCGGTTTACATAATTAGAAATTATGACATGAAATTAAAAGGTGTCAGATTTATTTATCCTCTTACTCCCGACTGCGTTTGACGCGGACGGGAGTTTTTGTTTTTACTGTTATTTTAAATTTTTAAATGAAGTAGGAGGTATTAAGTGGAAGAAAAAGAAGAAAAGCCTCAAATTGTTTTTTTATTAGGCGCGGGTGCTTCGAAAGAAGCGGGTGTTCCCGATACTGTAGAATTTGTTGAGGATTTTAAAAAACATATAGAAAATGGAAATAATTCAAATGATATTCAAACGGTAAATAAGATAATAGAAATTTTGGAAAAATGGAAAAAGGCTGAAACAAGCAATTCTGAACAAAAAATAGATGTAGAACTCCTTTTGGAATCACTTACAAAACTTAATAAAAAGAAAGATGAGCCATTATTACGATTTTATAAAAATATCGAACAAAATTTTATATTAAGAGATTATGCTGAAAAGAAGCCGCTAATTGATGAATTAAGGGATTTTATAAAAAAGGAAGCTATAATATCCGACAGCAGAAAGATTGAATACCTTGAACCGCTTTTAGATTTTATCGAAAGGAATAAATAAATCTGACACCTTTTTTGCTTATTAATTCAAGGAACACCTTTTTTGCACCTTTTTTTGAAATTTGATTATTTCCTTAAACAGTGATATAAATGTAATATTAAAAGTTTAATAATGTATTAAGTAAAAGAGGTATTCAATGCTTACTATAACGAAAGAAGATATAAAAAATATATTTTATGCCAATTTATTTTACGAGATTCATAAAACAGAAGAAATCATTTCTCTTTTCAAAAAAAAATACGGGAAAAATTTTGAAGAATTTGAG contains:
- a CDS encoding DUF2283 domain-containing protein, coding for MKIFYDKEVDAAYIKLSDVKPTGVIEVEGGINIDTTNKNEIVGIEILDASQKFSLESLFSCDFHENYLLDKANL
- a CDS encoding DUF4258 domain-containing protein → MDIQIDTHTLLRAKERGTNETEIKEVINNGFIIGSKYGRIGKAKIYEFKQNRLNNYYEQKRVEVFFIIENNKIITVTVYVFYGKWEVEI
- a CDS encoding DUF2283 domain-containing protein, producing MNIAYNDKTDLLYIRLDDRAQDLINKRVSEDVVLDIGKDDKIVGIEITDASKRISLDKIFPLSYEFNKIAS
- a CDS encoding DUF2283 domain-containing protein, with the translated sequence MKIDYYNDTDTLYITLSDNPSVESEEISQDVVIDLDENSQPVGFEIEHARQKVNLNSIIFNLGNIQLEKTA
- a CDS encoding prepilin-type N-terminal cleavage/methylation domain-containing protein; translated protein: MNINRLKGKKGFTLIELLIVIAIIGILAAIAIPTYLSYVNRAKDSEASTNLGAIFTDETAFNATNSTYISAGTSSAPATALTAKAASPTHAFYDATLTKGAGLYISDIPPFACNGGTLDTMGGLNTINTTTGAIAPTAATSTTLSVQAQGGFADIGFYPKGTLYFSYGVASLSGPTVAAQAAGVAAAWPPTVTSLASGATQTGAAGANGYCGGGYAAFAETNFTGSNWQIYAVDDFSSSANLVSGTAY
- a CDS encoding UPF0175 family protein — translated: MKITLELPEDITALLNEDAQNLADDIKLMAIIKMYELGKISLGKVAEFLKINEMNFMELLGKYQIPAINYSPRELDEELKTLNKFIN
- a CDS encoding ribbon-helix-helix domain-containing protein; its protein translation is MLNLKLPEELENRLEDLSIKTRKSKSFYIREALKLYLEENDDASVALERLNDKNAEYLNHEEAKKYLGL
- a CDS encoding nucleotidyltransferase domain-containing protein, whose translation is MENKNYILNTAKLIITEEVEKAGYKTEAIYLFGSRARGDYKEDSDWDFYVVVDKNMERDTKIRVSGDIRRGLRNKLRISSDILIQPLNIVNERKKQSGYVAYFALKEGLAV
- a CDS encoding type II toxin-antitoxin system RelE/ParE family toxin codes for the protein MDYKLIWHKSALDDLKSLDISLSRKIFEKVEKYLSQDPIGLGKPLKQNFSGMFRYRYGDYRIIYIVNETEKTITILEVGHRKNIYK
- a CDS encoding PIN domain-containing protein, which codes for MILFFDTSALVKFFHEEDGSEKVTKLIASQNNKIFVLDLCKLEFLSALYRRFRNNEIDEYSLNLAIEGFEEEVALFNVENMSYPVL
- a CDS encoding DUF3368 domain-containing protein, with product MGEYLLNDICLGQGELEAIALCKAINADFLIIDDRLARKAASANNIKITGSLGILLSAKKKGYINTIKPCIESRLIKKKVSDLFILLLPTAFDAIGSFCFYFLSYNL